TTGCGACGTACGGCAACGCCGGCTACCTGCGCGAGCAGATGTGCAAGTTCATCTGCCCGTACGCACGTTTCCAGAGCGCGCTGATCGACAAGGACTCGATGGTGATCGCCTACGACAGCGCGCGCGGCGATCCGCGCGGCGGACGCTCGCGCAAGGCCGATCGCAATACGCTGGCGCTGGGTGACTGTCTCGATTGCAAGCTTTGCGTCCACGTTTGCCCCACCGGCATCGACATTCGCAACGGCCTGCAGAACGAATGCATCGGCTGCGCGGCGTGCATCGACGCCTGCGACGATGTGATGGACCGCATGGGCTACCGCAAAGGCCTGATTCGCTACTCGACCGAGAACGGGGTCGCGCAGCGGCTGAGTCGTCGTGAGATGCTGCGACGGGTAGCGCGCCCGCGCGTGCTCATCTACGGTGCGCTGCTCGGCGCGGCAATCACCACGTTCGCCGTGAGCCTGTGGCAACGACCCGACTTCCGGGTCGACATCGTTCGTGATCGCGCAGCACTGGCCCGCGTGGCCGACGACGGCGCTATCGAGAACGTGTACCAGCTGCACCTGGTGAATGCCACTGAACGCCCCCTGCATCTGTCAGTGGCGCTATCGAACGAAGGTAATCCACGCGATGCCAGCGGCAACCCCGTGCTACGCATCGTCACGCCGACCAGCACGACGCTGGAGGCTGGCAGCAGCGGCAAACTGTCGCTGCGCCTGCGCCTCGGTGCTGATGCTGCGGAACCGCTACGCGGGCGCTCCAGCACGATCGGCATCGACATCACCGCCGCCGGCAACGACGGCTCGTCGTTGCAAACGATGACCGAAAAATCGACCTTCTTCGTGCCGCGCTAGAGGCAATTTCTGCATGGCTGCCAAGCGAAAAGCATCGACTTTCCGCCTTCTGGGCCGCCAGCCCCATGCAACAAGGCTTTGCAAAAAAAGCTGTAGCCGTCGTTCGAGCGCTACGCCATCTGCAGCGACAACGCTCCTGGACCTCTGCCCTGGTTGGCGGCCGCCACAGTTGCTGCCGCCGCATCCATCTCGGCGATTGTCCCGTCGTCGATCGGCACCGCCTGCGCGCGTGCCTTGCGCGACTGGCGCTCGGGGTCACCCGGCATCAGGATGGCGTCAAATCCCTCGGCGAGCTTGGCCGATTGCACCCATTCGACGAACTCACGCGTCGCCATCTCAAAGGCGCTTTGGGTGCCAAATCGGGCCGGGTCGAACACGATGGTCAGCATGTTGTTCCACACCCCGGCCTTGGGCTGGTTTTTCGGGATGGTGACCGGGCCGCCGGTCAGTGCAGCGCCGAGTAGTTCGCAAACCATCGCCAGCGCGTAGCCCTTGTGCGCCGCCATCGTGGTCAGCGCACCGGTGCGGCCATTGACCGGCTCGAACAGCACACCGGGATTGGTGGTCGGAAAGCCCTCATGATCAATCAGCGCGCCTTCGGGCGTGTGCTTCTTGGCGTTGTAGGCCACGCGCACCTTGCCCTGGGCGATGGCGCTGGTGGCGAAGTCCAGCACAATCGGGCCGCCGTCGGCGTCCGGCCGCGGGATGCCTACGGTAAAAGGATTGGTCACAAAGCGCGCCTCGGCACCACCGTAAGGCGCCACCCAATGCTGGCTCACGGCGTTAGTGAAGTGAATCGCAATCAGCCCTTCGCTGACCGCCTGCTCCGCCCAGTGCCCGACCCGGCCGAGGTGGTGCGAGTTGCGCAGCCCCATGACGCAGACACCGCTCTCCTTCGCCCGCTCAATCGCGATCACCATCGCCTGATGCGTCACGCTCTGGCCAATGCCGCGATGCGCGTCAATCAGCATCAGCCCGCCGGTGTCGGTCACCACCTCCACATTCTGGTTAAGCACCAACTCGCCCGCCGCGATGGCCTTGACGTAACGCGGCACCATGCCGACGCCGTGGGAGTCGTGACCGCTCAGGTTTGACAGGACGAGATGATCGGCAGTCAGCCGCGCCTCGGTGGCTGAGGAGCCGGCAGCAAGAAAGACGTCGTTAACCCAGCGGTGCAGGGCGTCGGGGTGAATGGTGCGCATGGCGGAGGTATCGGTGCTCATGGCGCAGGAGTTTAGGCGCTCAGGCTGTCGCGCCGACGCTACCGAATCGCGTGACGGAACGCCGGCCCGACTTCACGGCGCGCTGCAATGAGTCTGCGTCGGTGCGGTCAGCCACCGCGAGGCAGCAGCCGCTGCCACGCGGCCAACGCATCTGCCGCGCTGATACTCGCAACATTGCCGTCGTCCTTCGTCTCGCGGTTGCCGAGCGGGATCACCTGCGAATGCGGCGCCCGTGGTACCCAGCGCCCCCACCCGTGGTAGCCAAACAGCACCACGCAGGGACAGTCCATCGCGGCAGCAATGTGGGCCGGGCCAGTGTCAATGGAAATCATGCTGTGCGCGAACGACGCCAGACCGATCAAGCGTGGCAACGGCAAGTCCTCTGCTGCCGTCAGCACCCGCGAGTCCGCACAAGCGGCAACAATTTCGTTCACCAGATCAGCCTCGCGCGGCGAACCGCAGACCACCACCCGCAGCGCCGGCTTCGCCTGCAACGCACCGGCAATGACCTGAGCCCAGCGCTCAACCGGCCAGAACTTGTCGTTGTTAGTGCGGTGCAGCGACCAGCGTTTCGATGTCTTCTTGTTGCCGGGCTGGATCAGCAGGATGGGGGCATCGCCGACACCACGTGCACCTGCCCAGGCGTGCGCGTCAGCAACCCAGTCAGGCGACGCATATAGGCGCGGCTGGCCACGCCCCGCCGCGAGCGGCTCGCCGCTGCCTGTGCTGTGCCACCAGTCGGCCCAATGCGCCCCAAGGCCGGGCCAGTTATCCCACGGTGCGATGATGCGTTCACGCGGCACCGCGCGCTCAACCAGCCGTCGCGCGTATTTGTCCGGGTCACACAAATACACCGGCCCTTTATGTGCAGCCAGCCATTGCACTGCTTCGCGCTGGCTGGCCGTAAACCAGTACGGACTCTTGCGACTGGTCACCAGCTGGACGTCCGCTACGGCCGGGTCGTTGGCGAGCAACGTGCGCGTCCAGCCACCGGACGCTAACAAATCAACTGGAGTGCCGTGGCGCCTGGCAAGCTGCTCCAGCAGCACCGTGAGCAGAACGACATCGCCAAGGGCGGCGAAACGGACAACGACGGGACGGTGCGCGATGGTGGTGACGGACATGTGTTCAACGCCAATGAAGCCTGCGATCCACGGGACGAATCGCTACCGTCATTTTCGTTGAACTTGTTTGGTCGGGGCGATCAGCGATGTGAAGCAACTCGCGGGCGGAACGCTTCGTCACAGCCTGAGCTAGCGGCGGCGCCACGCAGTAGCTGCTACCAGCACCAGTGCGCCAACAAACGGTCCAACCAGAAACCACGGGTAGTAGTTGCCGGGGATGTTGAGGTGAAGGTAGTAATCCGCGACATCCAGCGCAACGCCAAGCAGCGCCAGCAATGGAGTCCATCGCGCCCAGCCTGCCGTCCAACGTTCGCTGCTGGCCAATTTGAACGCTATGAGCGCACTCACAAGTCCGGCGCATCCAGTCAGCGACGCTGCCACCGACAAGTGACCAGCGAAGAGCTGGCCAAAGAGAAAGCCGACGACCGCCTGAAAGGCGATAAACAATCCGGCGATGACAAGCAGAAATGGCATGGGATGAGCTGCTGCTCAGTCGTACGAAGCGGGTTGATCCGCGCGTACAACCGGCTTCGACATCAACGCCAGCCGAATGATCTCGTTGTGCTGTATCGTCTCATACACCGAGTATCCATGCCGCTCGTAGAACGGTACGTTGTTCTCCATCAGCATGTTGGTCGTGAGTTCAAAGCGCTGGACGTCGGGCAGCGCCGCTTCGAGCGCGCGCAGCAGTGTTGAGCCGATGCCACGACCCTGGTGCGCCGGGTCGACCACCAGCGCACGAATCGTGCACATGCCGTCCGTCACGACACCTCGTACGCTGCCGATGATGGTGTCGCCCTCGCGTGCAACCAGTGCAGTCTGCGTGACCACATGCGCGGCAATCGCTTCGACGGTCTCGGTCAGCGGTGGAATCATGGTCGTGCCGCTGCGACGCCCCTCTTCCGCGAAAGCCTTTTGCTGCAGGGCATGCATCGCGGAGGCGTCATGCGGATGCGGACGGCTGATTGTGGGCATATTGGCGCGTTTTGCAAAACGGGATACGACGAATGAGGGCCTGTTCACACTATGCACGATGCCGCGCTGATGCCGCCATCGTTACTCCCCGACCACCTCGGGCGCCTGTTTGACGCGCGCTACATCACGATTCAAGCCTGACAGAATCGCCTTGAACGAAGCCGTGACGATATTGCTGTCCATCCCAACACCATGCAGCGACGGGCCGTCGCCGACACGCATTTCGATATAGGTGATGGCGGTAGCGTTGGCGCCCTGCCCGATCGCGTGTTCGTGATAGTCCATCACCTTCACCGGCGCATGAAGCTCGCTGGCAATCGCGGCAACGAAGGCGTCAATCGGGCCGTTGCCAACGCCTTTGGCCTTGTGGGTGTCACCGTCGATCACCACTTCGGCATGCACTTCCACCGCATCCGGCTTCGACGAATCTTCCGCCAGCTTGTGTGCGACATACTTGTACGGCGCCTTCTTGCTGACATATTCGCCATCAAAGATGTTCCAGATGTCGTCGGCTGTCATTTCCTTGCCGGTGGTGTCCATCACCTGCTGCACCACCTGCGAGAACTCGATCTGCATGCGGCGCGGCAGATCTATGCCGTATTCGCTTTGCAGAAGGTAGCTGATGCCGCCCTTGCCGGACTGTGAATTGACGCGGATCACCGCCTCATAGTTGCGGCCCACGTCCATCGGGTCGATCGGCAGGTAGGGCATATCCCAGATGCCATTCGGGTTGGCGTCGCGATTGGCAAAGGCCTTCTTGATCGCATCCTGATGCGAGCCCGAGAAGCTCGTGTAGACAAGGTCTCCTGCGTACGGATGACGTGGATGAACCGCGATCTGGTTGCAATATTCGACGGTCTTCTTGATATCGTCGATATCGCTGAAGTCGAGGTTCGGATGCACGCCCTGCGAGTACATGTTGAGCGCGAGGTTCACGATGTCGACGTTGCCGGTGCGTTCACCGTTGCCAAACAGGCAGCCTTCCACACGATCAGCGCCAGCCATCATGGCGAGCTCGGCGGCCGC
This is a stretch of genomic DNA from Casimicrobium huifangae. It encodes these proteins:
- the ccoG gene encoding cytochrome c oxidase accessory protein CcoG — encoded protein: MHNTPSRVIPIRALTPAAVSAGAAEPDREVVIDLYEKQPKIYPRAVHGWFAGWRWAMVWLTQLVFYGLPWLQWNGRQAVLFDPTQRRFQIFGLLLQPQDFIYLAALLVISALALFFFTAMAGRLWCGYACPQTVYTEIFLWVERRTEGDRLARMRLDSGPWTPVKFARKGSKQTIWILISLFTGFSFVGYFTPIRTLASEAAALSFSPWEWFWVLFYGFATYGNAGYLREQMCKFICPYARFQSALIDKDSMVIAYDSARGDPRGGRSRKADRNTLALGDCLDCKLCVHVCPTGIDIRNGLQNECIGCAACIDACDDVMDRMGYRKGLIRYSTENGVAQRLSRREMLRRVARPRVLIYGALLGAAITTFAVSLWQRPDFRVDIVRDRAALARVADDGAIENVYQLHLVNATERPLHLSVALSNEGNPRDASGNPVLRIVTPTSTTLEAGSSGKLSLRLRLGADAAEPLRGRSSTIGIDITAAGNDGSSLQTMTEKSTFFVPR
- a CDS encoding GNAT family N-acetyltransferase; protein product: MPTISRPHPHDASAMHALQQKAFAEEGRRSGTTMIPPLTETVEAIAAHVVTQTALVAREGDTIIGSVRGVVTDGMCTIRALVVDPAHQGRGIGSTLLRALEAALPDVQRFELTTNMLMENNVPFYERHGYSVYETIQHNEIIRLALMSKPVVRADQPASYD
- a CDS encoding malate/lactate/ureidoglycolate dehydrogenase, whose amino-acid sequence is MSTDTSAMRTIHPDALHRWVNDVFLAAGSSATEARLTADHLVLSNLSGHDSHGVGMVPRYVKAIAAGELVLNQNVEVVTDTGGLMLIDAHRGIGQSVTHQAMVIAIERAKESGVCVMGLRNSHHLGRVGHWAEQAVSEGLIAIHFTNAVSQHWVAPYGGAEARFVTNPFTVGIPRPDADGGPIVLDFATSAIAQGKVRVAYNAKKHTPEGALIDHEGFPTTNPGVLFEPVNGRTGALTTMAAHKGYALAMVCELLGAALTGGPVTIPKNQPKAGVWNNMLTIVFDPARFGTQSAFEMATREFVEWVQSAKLAEGFDAILMPGDPERQSRKARAQAVPIDDGTIAEMDAAAATVAAANQGRGPGALSLQMA
- a CDS encoding glycosyltransferase family 9 protein, with translation MSVTTIAHRPVVVRFAALGDVVLLTVLLEQLARRHGTPVDLLASGGWTRTLLANDPAVADVQLVTSRKSPYWFTASQREAVQWLAAHKGPVYLCDPDKYARRLVERAVPRERIIAPWDNWPGLGAHWADWWHSTGSGEPLAAGRGQPRLYASPDWVADAHAWAGARGVGDAPILLIQPGNKKTSKRWSLHRTNNDKFWPVERWAQVIAGALQAKPALRVVVCGSPREADLVNEIVAACADSRVLTAAEDLPLPRLIGLASFAHSMISIDTGPAHIAAAMDCPCVVLFGYHGWGRWVPRAPHSQVIPLGNRETKDDGNVASISAADALAAWQRLLPRGG
- the leuA gene encoding 2-isopropylmalate synthase, coding for MLKQPSQKYAAFKPILLADRTWPNQTITKPPVWLATDLRDGNQALIEPMDVERKKKMFALNCKVGIKEIEVGFPSASQTDFDFVRYLIEQKQIPDDVWIQVLSPSREAFIERTFEALKGAKRAIFHLYHAVAPVMRNVVFGMSQDQIVNELTIPHVRQVCETMKRFPETIWRFEFSPEMFSNTELEFSRRVVDTVVEVFGATPQNPVIINLPTTVENATPNCFADQIEWMHRNVAKRDCIVLSVHPHNDRGTGTAAAELAMMAGADRVEGCLFGNGERTGNVDIVNLALNMYSQGVHPNLDFSDIDDIKKTVEYCNQIAVHPRHPYAGDLVYTSFSGSHQDAIKKAFANRDANPNGIWDMPYLPIDPMDVGRNYEAVIRVNSQSGKGGISYLLQSEYGIDLPRRMQIEFSQVVQQVMDTTGKEMTADDIWNIFDGEYVSKKAPYKYVAHKLAEDSSKPDAVEVHAEVVIDGDTHKAKGVGNGPIDAFVAAIASELHAPVKVMDYHEHAIGQGANATAITYIEMRVGDGPSLHGVGMDSNIVTASFKAILSGLNRDVARVKQAPEVVGE